AACTGGATAGAGCTTCTAGCGTACGCAGGAGCAAAAGGAGGAGGGGAGTTTACCAAAGACAGCATTGCTGCAATCGAGGAGGTGGCAGAGAAGATTAGAAAAGGGGAGAGTACGATGGAGGAACTTTCTGCCGGAATGAAATATTATCCTTATTATAAAGAGGCATATTCTGCTGTCTTGGACGGCTATGTTGGAACCTATGAGATTGAGGAAAAGCAGAAAGATGGGACGGTATCTTATGTGGAAAAATATGGATTGAAGGCATTTTCTCCGATTGCAAAAGGATTTGAGTATCAGGATTACGATGATTTCGGGGTCTCGCGGTCGTATGGATATAAAAGGGAGCATTTAGGGCATGACATGATGGGGCAGATAGGTACACCCATAATCGCGGTGGAGTCCGGTGTGGTGGAGGCGCTAGGCTGGAACCAGTATGGAGGCTGGCGGATTGGAATCCGAAGTTATGATACGAAACGTTATTATTACTATGCGCATTTAAGGCAGAACTATCCTTATGTAAAAGAGTTAAAAGAAGGCAGTAAGGTGACGGCGGGAGACGTCATTGGGTATATGGGACATACCGGTTACAGCACAACCGAAAATGTGAATAATATTGAGATTACACACCTTCATTTTGGAGTGCAGCTTATTTTTGATGAATCACAAAAAGATGGCAACGGCGAAATCTGGATTAATGTATATCCGCTGGCACAGTTTTTACATCAGAATCAGAGTGAGGTAGAAAAGGTAACAGACAGTAAGGAGTGGAAACGCGTTTACCAGATGCGGGAAGAAGCAAAAAGCACTGAGCACGAATAATCGTGCAACAGTGCTTTTGTTTTTTCAACACCACGTAGTGGAATGAAAAATTTATTTTCTGAAGTTTGCTCTTTTACGCAAGGTTGGGTCAAGGATTCTTTTACGAATACGAAGACTCTCTGGTGTAATCTCAAGAAGCTCGTCAACATCGATGTAATCGATTGCCTGCTCTAAGCTTAAGATTTTAGGTGGAACAAGAGTTAAAGCTTCGTCAGCGGAAGAAGAACGTGTGTTTGTAAGATGTTTTTTCTTACATACGTTAATCTCGATATCTTCGGCTCTTGAACTCTGTCCGATAATCATACCGGCATATACTTTTTCACCAGGTCCGATGAATAATGTACCACGATCCTGTGCTGCAAATAATCCGTATGCAACAGATTCGCCGGATTCGAATGCAATGAGGGAACCGGTAGAACGGTAGTTGATATCGCCACAGTAAGCATCATAGCCATCGAAGATCGTGTTGATGATACCGTTACCCTTGGTATCTGTCATGAATTCTCCACGGTAACCGATAAGTCCACGGGAAGGAATTCGAAACTCGATACGGGTATATCCGCCTGAGATAGATCCCATGTTGCGGAGTTCGCCTTTACGCTGCTGTAATTTTGAGATAACAGCCCCGGTAAATTCATCTGGAACATCGACATAAGCGATTTCCATTGGCTCTAATGTCTTGCCGTTTTCATCTTTTTTGTATAAGACTTCTGCTTTACTTACTGCAAATTCGAAACCTTCACGACGCATGTTTTCAATCAATACGGATAAGTGAAGCTCACCACGGCCGGAAACTTTTAAGCTGTCAGGGCTGTCTGTTTCTTCGACACGCAAGGAAACGTCGGTATTTAATTCTTTAAACAAACGGTCACGGATGTGACGGGATGTGACATATTTTCCTTCTAATCCGGCAAGAGGACTGTCGTTTACGATAAAGTTCATAGAGATAGTAGGCTCTGAAATCTTCTGGAATGGGATTGCAACCGGATTCTCAGGAGCACAGATAGTATCTCCGATGTGGATGTCTGCAATACCGGAAATCGCAACGATGGAACCGATTTTTGCTTCTGTGACATCTACTTTATTTAAACCGTCGAACTCGTATAATTTGCTGATACGGACGCGTTCTTTTTTGTCAGGGTCATGATGGTTTACCACAACAGCTTCCTGGTTTACTTTTAACACACCGTTATCGACTTTACCGATACCGATACGTCCTACATATTCGTTGTAATCGATGGTGGAGATTAAGACCTGGGTATTGGCATCCGGATCTCCTTCTGGAGCTGGAATGTAGTTTACGATGGTTTCAAATAACGGAACCATGTCTTTTCTTTCATCGTCAAGGTCTAACATTGCATATCCATCTCTTGCAGATGCAAAGACGAATGGACAGTCAAGCTGCTCGTCGGAAGCATCTAAGTCCATGAAAAGCTCTAAGACTTCGTCGATTACTTCGTTTGGTCTTGCTTCAGGACGGTCAATTTTGTTGATACATACAATAACCGGAAGGTTTAAGGCAAGAGCTTTCATCAAAACGAATTTGGTCTGAGGCATCGCACCTTCGTAAGCGTCTACGACAAGAACAACACCGTTTACCATTTTCAGAACACGTTCTACCTCGCCACCGAAGTCTGCATGGCCTGGTGTATCGATAATGTTGATTTTAATATCTTTGTACTGAACTGCTGTATTTTTGGAAAGAATGGTGATACCACGTTCTCTTTCGATATCGTTTGAATCCATGACACGTTCCTGTACTTCCTGATTGGCACGGAACACACCACTCTGTTTTAAAAGCTGGTCGACCAAAGTTGTTTTACCGTGGTCAACGTGTGCAATAATTGCTATATTACGGACATCTTCACGTTTCATTTTCATAAAAATTATCTCTCTTTCTTTTCCTGTGGTAAGTTTTGCTATATCGCTTTTTGCTTTTGCAAAAGGTTTCCACAAATCATTTCCTACATGTAACCGAACTTTTTTATTTTATCACATATAAATAAGAACGCAAGCGTTTCTTCCATTTTAGGGAGTTTTCACGGATTTTGCCACGACGAAAAAGGTCGAATTGTACAATATTTATTATGATTTCTTATCGACACGTTATTCGAATATTTTGCAGAGGAAAAATGGTAAAAAATAGTATATCGTCGTGTTACCCGTACCAGAAAAATAAAAAAGCAGAAATTGCAGTACGAAAAAAAGAAAACATAAGACTGCGCGGGTTACAAAAGGAAGGGAGAAGAATTCATGGCAGATAAAATTTTTGAAAACAACCAGGTATCAATTGTAGGAGAAATCGTTTCGGATTTCCGGTTTAGCCACGAGGTTTATGGGGAAGGGTTTTATGTGGTGGATGTCTCGGTAAACAGATTAAGCAACATTATGGATTACATACCGGTTATGATATCGGAACGTCTGATTGACGTCGAGGGAGATTACATGGGGCAGTATTTAGCTGTTTCCGGTCAGTTCCGCTCGTTCAACCGGCATGAGGAAAAAAAGAACCGTCTGGTGCTGTCGGTTTTTGCAAGAGAAGTCGAATTTGTGGACGGACCGGAAGAAAATGTAAAGAGCAACCAGATTTTTCTGGATGGATTTATCTGTAAAGAGCCAATCTATCGTAAGACACCGTTAGGACGTGAGATTGCAGACCTGCTGATTGCAGTAAATCGTTCCTATGGAAAATCAGACTACATTCCATGCATCTGCTGGGGCAGAAACGCCAGATTCGCATCTAATTTTGATGTGGGTGGTCATGTGCAGGTATGGGGACGAATCCAAAGCCGTGAGTATGTGAAAAAATTATCAGAGGAAGAGACGGAAAAACGAGTTGCCTATGAGGTTTCTGTCAGCAAGGTAGAGTTTTTAGAGGAGTAGTTGCATTTTTAAAAAGACTGTGCTATATTTACACCATACATGAAAACAGAATTAAGTTGGATAGAGGTTGCGTGATTTAAGAGTACCGATTTGGATGTGCCAGACACAGACGAAGATGAGGAAAAGGAAAGAACGCCGAAAGCAGACGGGAACTGGTAACCGGAGGCTTGGGCATAAGGTTAAGAGCTTTATGACTGTCATCGATGAATCTGTTCATTTTGGAATGAATGGAACAGGATGGGGCGCTATCGAATTCTTTGGGATGATGAAATTCGTCCGTAAGATATTAGAAAAAGGAAGCTGGCTCATCGAGTCAGCTTTTATTTATGAAGTACTTCAAAAGGAATCCGGTTTAGTTCGCAAAGAAAAAGGAGAGAAAAAATGGCAATTTTTAAAGGAGCCGGTGTTGCAATCGTAACGCCAATGAAGAACAATGAGGATGTAAATTATGAGAAGTTAGAGGAACTGATTGAGTATCAGATTTCAGAGGGAACCGATTGCATCGTAATTGCAGGTACCACAGGAGAGGGTTCTACTCTTACCATGGAAGAGCACAGAGACGTCATCAAAGCGGCAGTTGAGTTCACCAGACACCGTATTCCAGTTGTGGCAGGAACCGGATCAAACTGTACCAGAACAGCAATCCAGTTATCCAAAGAAGCACAAGAGGCAGGAGTAGACGGACTTTTAGTTGTAACTCCATATTATAATAAAGCAACACAGGGAGGACTTGTCTCTCATTACACACAGATTGCAAACGAGACAAAGCTTCCAATTATTATGTATAATGTTCCGGGAAGAACCGGATGTAATATGCTGCCGGAGACAGCAGCGCAGTTATACCGCAACGTAGAAAATATTGTCGGATTAAAAGAAGCAACCGGCAATCTGGCACAGGCATCTAAGACCATGTACTTAACCGATGGAAAACTTGACTTATACTCCGGTGAGGACGGACTTGTGGTTCCACTTATGTCTATCGGTGCCGTTGGTGTTATTTCCGTCTGGTCGAATGTTGCGCCGAAAAAGGTACATGATATGTGTGCAAGCTATTTCGCAGGAGATGTGAAAAAAGCAATGGAATTACAGCGTGAGGCATTGCCACTGGTAGATGC
This genomic window from Roseburia sp. 831b contains:
- a CDS encoding M23 family metallopeptidase, with translation MKKRNVLQIGILFEMILLVIIVVVKNGIPFLHSEAVAVNGDGFIKWVDFNVSYEALERAYELDLESHDTNTPLNWIELLAYAGAKGGGEFTKDSIAAIEEVAEKIRKGESTMEELSAGMKYYPYYKEAYSAVLDGYVGTYEIEEKQKDGTVSYVEKYGLKAFSPIAKGFEYQDYDDFGVSRSYGYKREHLGHDMMGQIGTPIIAVESGVVEALGWNQYGGWRIGIRSYDTKRYYYYAHLRQNYPYVKELKEGSKVTAGDVIGYMGHTGYSTTENVNNIEITHLHFGVQLIFDESQKDGNGEIWINVYPLAQFLHQNQSEVEKVTDSKEWKRVYQMREEAKSTEHE
- the typA gene encoding translational GTPase TypA encodes the protein MKMKREDVRNIAIIAHVDHGKTTLVDQLLKQSGVFRANQEVQERVMDSNDIERERGITILSKNTAVQYKDIKINIIDTPGHADFGGEVERVLKMVNGVVLVVDAYEGAMPQTKFVLMKALALNLPVIVCINKIDRPEARPNEVIDEVLELFMDLDASDEQLDCPFVFASARDGYAMLDLDDERKDMVPLFETIVNYIPAPEGDPDANTQVLISTIDYNEYVGRIGIGKVDNGVLKVNQEAVVVNHHDPDKKERVRISKLYEFDGLNKVDVTEAKIGSIVAISGIADIHIGDTICAPENPVAIPFQKISEPTISMNFIVNDSPLAGLEGKYVTSRHIRDRLFKELNTDVSLRVEETDSPDSLKVSGRGELHLSVLIENMRREGFEFAVSKAEVLYKKDENGKTLEPMEIAYVDVPDEFTGAVISKLQQRKGELRNMGSISGGYTRIEFRIPSRGLIGYRGEFMTDTKGNGIINTIFDGYDAYCGDINYRSTGSLIAFESGESVAYGLFAAQDRGTLFIGPGEKVYAGMIIGQSSRAEDIEINVCKKKHLTNTRSSSADEALTLVPPKILSLEQAIDYIDVDELLEITPESLRIRKRILDPTLRKRANFRK
- the dapA gene encoding 4-hydroxy-tetrahydrodipicolinate synthase, with translation MAIFKGAGVAIVTPMKNNEDVNYEKLEELIEYQISEGTDCIVIAGTTGEGSTLTMEEHRDVIKAAVEFTRHRIPVVAGTGSNCTRTAIQLSKEAQEAGVDGLLVVTPYYNKATQGGLVSHYTQIANETKLPIIMYNVPGRTGCNMLPETAAQLYRNVENIVGLKEATGNLAQASKTMYLTDGKLDLYSGEDGLVVPLMSIGAVGVISVWSNVAPKKVHDMCASYFAGDVKKAMELQREALPLVDALFSEVNPIPVKKALNLMGLEAGPVRSPLTEMTPENAAKMATIMREYGIQLK
- a CDS encoding single-stranded DNA-binding protein; this translates as MADKIFENNQVSIVGEIVSDFRFSHEVYGEGFYVVDVSVNRLSNIMDYIPVMISERLIDVEGDYMGQYLAVSGQFRSFNRHEEKKNRLVLSVFAREVEFVDGPEENVKSNQIFLDGFICKEPIYRKTPLGREIADLLIAVNRSYGKSDYIPCICWGRNARFASNFDVGGHVQVWGRIQSREYVKKLSEEETEKRVAYEVSVSKVEFLEE